One segment of Synechococcus sp. A15-24 DNA contains the following:
- a CDS encoding rhomboid family intramembrane serine protease, which translates to MGGRWLIPLLLLGLAWGQELIDQLLFGGQWNLPMGPGLPLWRVLSAPFSHSGFGHLMSNSLVFLPLSWLVLTRSNRDYIAVWIGVVLVELPIALFWPAAGHGLSGVVYGLLGYLLLIGLLERRIVPILLGGITFWLYGSALLALIPGVSPAGVSWVGHAGGFLGGVLAAFAIRRDSDELDQIKGS; encoded by the coding sequence ATGGGCGGCCGCTGGCTGATTCCGTTGCTGTTGCTCGGCCTGGCCTGGGGTCAGGAACTCATCGATCAACTGCTTTTTGGTGGCCAGTGGAATCTGCCGATGGGACCTGGCCTGCCGTTGTGGAGAGTGTTGAGCGCACCGTTCAGCCACTCGGGCTTCGGTCATCTCATGTCCAACTCTCTGGTGTTTCTGCCCCTGAGCTGGCTGGTGCTCACACGGAGCAACCGCGACTACATCGCCGTATGGATCGGAGTGGTGCTGGTTGAACTCCCCATCGCCCTGTTCTGGCCAGCTGCGGGCCATGGGCTCTCCGGAGTGGTGTATGGATTGCTCGGCTATCTCCTGTTGATCGGTCTACTGGAACGCAGAATCGTGCCGATTCTTCTGGGAGGAATCACGTTCTGGTTGTACGGCTCAGCCTTGTTGGCCTTGATCCCCGGAGTCTCACCCGCCGGGGTGAGCTGGGTTGGTCACGCCGGCGGATTTCTGGGGGGCGTTCTGGCAGCATTCGCCATACGCAGAGATTCCGATGAATTGGATCAGATCAAGGGAAGCTGA